A window of Motilibacter rhizosphaerae genomic DNA:
GCGCAGCACCGCTCCCCCGCCGCCGTGCGTGACGGCGTTGCTGACGAGCTCGCTGGTGAGCAGCAGCGCCACCTGCAGCAGCTCGTCGTCCGCCCCGGCGAGCAACGAGCGGACCGCGCGGCGCGCCGCGCTCGGGGCCGTGCGGTCGCCGGGGAGCTCGACCCGCTCGCGCACCCAGCCGGGCGTGGGGAGCAGACGGACGACGAGCACGGCGATGTCGTCGTCGGCAGCATCGGGACGCACGCCGGCGAGCAGCCCGTCGAGCACGGCCTGGGCGTCCGGCGCGCCCACCAGCGAGCGCAGGCAGTCCTCGAGCCGCTGCAGCCCGTCCTCGAGGTCCTGGCCGCGCACCTCCACGAGCCCGTCGGTCACGAGGACGAGCGTCGAGCCCGGCTCGAGCTGCTCGGTCGCGGTCTGCCGCGCCCCCTCGCCGGGAGCGCCGATGAGCACCGACCACGCCCCGCTGAGCCGACGGACGGTCCCGTCGGGCTGGAGCACCATCGGCGGGAGGTGGCCGGCGTTCGCGTACTCCAGGGAGACGGTGTCGGTCTCCTCGTCGCCCACCAGCCGGGCGAACACCGCGGTCGCGAGCTGCGCCATGTCGAGGCCCTGCACCAGGCGGTCCAGGCTGTCGAGCACCTGGCCCGGGCGCTGGCGCTGCCAGGCGTAGCTGCGCAGGACGCTGCGCAGCTGCCCCATCGCCGCGGCCGCGGCCATGTCGTGCCCCATGACGTCGCCGATCGCCACGCCCACGGAACCGTCCGGGAGGGCGAGCACGTCGTACCAGTCACCGCCGACCTGGGCGCCGACCCCGCCGGGGAGGTAGCGCGCGGCGACGTCGAGTCCCGGCACGTCGGGCAGCTCCGGCAGCATGCTGCGCTGGAGGGCCTCGGCGACGCGGTGCTCACGGGCGTAGAGCCGGGCGTTGTCGACGATGAGCCCCGCGCGCCGGGCCAGGTCCGTCGCGAGCTGGAGGTCGTCCTCGTCGTAGCGCCGCCCCGAGCCCGAGGTGATGAGCGCGAGGGCCCCGAGCGGGCCGTGCCGGCCCACGAGCGGCACGACGATGACCGAGCCGAGCCCCATCCGGCGGTACGCGTCGACGAGCTCCGGGCTGCCCACGTCGACGAGGTCCTGCTCCCCCACCTCGGCGAGCAGGCGCGGCGCGCCGCCGGCGATCGACTCCGAGAGCAGCGACGCGGGCCCGGCCTGCGAGGGGAGCAGCCGCTCCACGAGCGCGCGGTCGGCCTCGTGGGCGGGGTCCGCCGAGCCCACGACGACCTCGGTCGCGGCCGAGCTGTCGCGCTCGCTGGGCAGCACGACCATGCACCAGTCGGCGATCCGCGGGACGAGCAGGTCCGCCAGCCGCGCGAGCGCCTCCCGGGCGTCGAGCGTCGCGACGAGGCTCTCGGTCGCGTCGGCCAGCAGCGCGAGCCGCTCCTGCACGACCTCCGCCCGCTGCCGGGCCCCCTGCTCCTCGCGGACGCGCTCCTCGCGCAGCAGCTCGGCGGCGACCCGCGCCGTGACGTCGGCCTGGACGCCGACGAAGTGGGTCAGCGCGCCCAGCCCGTCGAAGACCGGGGAGAGCGAGACCTCGTTCCAGAACGCCGAGCCGTCCTTGCGGTAGTTCAGCAGCACGACCTGCGCGGGCTCGCCCGCGCGCACCGCGTGGCGCAGCTCGGCGACGGCGGCGGGGTCGGTGTCGGGCCCCTGCAGGAAGCGGCAGTTGTGCCCGAGCACGTCCTCCTGCGTGTAGCCCGTGGTGCCGAGGAACGCGGGGTTCACCCAGACCAGGGGGTTGTCCGGCTGGTGCGGGTCGGTGATCGTGAACGAGAGCCCGGCGGCCACGAGCGCGCGGTTGCGGACCTCGATGAGGTCGTCGCGCAGCAGCCCCGGCTCCACCGGCAGCAGCACGAGCAGGCTGACCTGCCGCAGCCCGGCCACGGCGGGCAGCGGCCAGGCGGTCACCCACATGACACGGGCGCGCGCGCCCTCGCGCGGGGGGACGAGCACGGGGACGCCGTTGACGCTGCTGCCGGCCGCCGCGAGCGCGAAGGGCCCCGGCCCGGGGTCGTCCCCCTCGCTCGTCCCGGGCACCGTGATCCCGGCGCGCGCCGCCCACTCCTCGACCGGGCAGGGCAGCCGGCCGCCGGCGAGCTCGCGCGCCAGCGGGTTGGAGTACGTGACGGTGCCCGACGCCGTGTCGATCATGAGCACCGCGGCGGGGGCGTCGGAGAGCACGCGCGGCAGCGCCCGGCGGTCGGCCGCGCTGGTCGTCTCCACCCCCAGCAGCGCCTGCGCCGGGAGCTCGGTCGTGCCGGCCTCGCTCACTCCACCTCCACCCCATCCTCCCGGGCGCGCGCCCGGGGGTCGCGCGTGCGCACGCGCGCCACCATGGTGCCACCACGCGCTGCGCCCGGCGAGACGAGGAGGCGTCCGGCACCGGCTGCGCCGCGTACGCCGACGGCCCGGACCCCCGAGGGGACCGGGCCGTCAGCGCGACTGCGGGAGGTCAGACGAGGTGGACCTTGTCGGCCTGCGGCCCCTTCGACCCCTGGGTGATCTCGAACTCCACGCGGGAGTTCTCCTCGAGGGTCTTGAAGCCGGGCATGTCGATCGCGCTGTAGTGGACGAAGACGTCCGCGCCACCGTCGACGGCGATGAAGCCGTAGCCCTTCTCGCCGTTGAACCACTTGACCGTGCCCTGCGCCATTGCTGCTCCTTGCTGTCTCGCGATGCGGCTCCCCGAAGCGGGTGCCGGGTCGGCGAGACTGTAGTGCCGCGCGGCGCCGCGCACCACCACTACGCGAGAAGTCGTACGGACCGCGGGCTCAGCCGCCGGCGACCGCGGGGATGACCGAGACGGACGAGCCGGGCGGCGTCGGGGTGGCGAGGCCCTCGGAGAAGCGGACGTCCTCGTCGCCGACGTAGACGTTGACGAAGCGGCGCAGCGCGCCGCCGTCGTCGAGGACCCGCCCGCGGATCCCGGGGTAGCTCGTCTCCAGCGCCTCGAGCAGGTCGGCGAGGGTCGCCTCGTCGCCCGGCTCTGCGGTCACCTCGGCGGCGCCACCGGTGTAGGTCCGGAGGATCGTCGGGATGCGGACGCTGACGCTCATGCGAGCCCTGCCTTCTGGAACGCGTCGTAGGACGGGGGGATGGTGGCGCTCGGGCCGACGACGGGCGCGACGGCGTCGAGGGTCTTCAGCCCGTCACCGGTGTTGAGGATGACGGTCTCGGCGTCGGGGTCGAGCAGCCCTGCGGCGAGCAGCTTGCGGGTCACGGCGACGGTCACGCCGCCTGCGGTCTCGGCGAAGATGCCCTCGGTGCGCGCGAGCAGGCGGATGCCCTCCACGACCTCCTCGTCGCTCACGTCGGCGATCGCGCCGCCGGTGCGGCGCACGACGTCGAGGGCGTACGGGCCGTCGGCCGGGTTGCCGATCGCGAGGGACTTCGCGATGGTCTTGGGCCGGACGGGGCGGACCACGTCGGTGCCGTCGCGGTAGGCCTGCGAGACCGGCGAGCAGCCCGTGGCCTGCGCCCCGAAGACCTTGTACGGCGTGGCCTCGACGAGCCCGGCCGCGCCGAGCTCCTTGAACGCCTTGTCGACCTTGGTGAGCAGCGAGCCGGACGCGACGGGGGCGACGACCTGCTCCGGGAGGTGCCAGCCGAGCTGCTCGGCGACCTCGAAGCCGACGGTCTTCGAGCCCTCGGCGTAGTAGGGCCGCAGGTTGATGTTGACGAAGCCCCACGGCTGGTCGGCCGCGACCTCGCTGCAGAGGCGGTTGACGTCGTCGTAGCTGCCCTCGACGGCCACCAGCGTGCCGCCGTAGACCGCGGTGGTGACGGTCTTGCCGGCCTCGAGGTCGCTCGGGACGAAGACGACCGAGCGCAGCCCGGCGCGCGCTGCGGCGGCGGCCACCGCGTTGGCGAGGTTGCCGGTGGAGGCGCAGCCGATCGTCGTGAAGCCGAGCTGGCGGGCGGCCGAGAGCGCGACGGCGACGACGCGGTCCTTGAACGAGTGCGTGGGGTTGCCCGAGTCGTCCTTCACCCACAGCGAGCGGATGCCGAGCTCGCGCGCCAGGTTGTCGGCCTTGACAAGCTTGGTCCAGCCGGGCCGCAGACCGGGCTGGGAGGCGACGTCGGCCGGCACGGGGAGGAAGTCCTTGTAGCGCCACAGCGACTGCGGGCCGGCGGCGATCTGCTCGCGGGTCACGCGCGGGACGTCGTAGACGACCTCGAGCGGGCCGAAGCACTCGAGGCAGGCGTAGTGGGGGCCGAGCTCGGTGCGCGTGCCGCACTCGCGGCAGGCGAGGGCGACGGCGGGGCCGAAGGAGGTGACGGAGTCAGAGCTCAGGAGCGTCATGGTGCGAGGCCTCTCCTCATCTTCCCTGCGGTCTTTCCGCAGGCCGGAGTTGGCACCTACTCCACGACGGGCCTCGTGAGGACGAGACGTCGTGGAGGGTTGCCGGGGCTTCAACGGGCCGTTCCCTCTGCCCCTCTGGATGAGCGGTGTTCAGTTGTGGTGCCGTCCTGCCCGGTGGAGCAGTCGGCACGGACCAGGATAGACGATGCTCGCGGGCACCGTCAGGGCGTGCCGAACCACCGGTCCCACACCGGGCCCGGCACGCGGACCGGCAGCGGCGCGACGCCGAGCGCCCGCCACGTCACGGGGCCGACGACCCCGTCGACCGCGAGGTGGTGGGCGCGCTGGAACCGACGCACGGCCAGGGCCGTCGCCCGGCTGAACTGCGGTGCCGGGGCGATCCCGAGCCGCCGCCGCAGCGCCGCGACGGCCGGGCCGTGCGAGCCGCGCTTGAGGACGAGCCCGGCGTACGTCCGCAGGTCGTCGCTCTCGACGCTGACCGGACGGGCGAGCGTCGGGCAGAGCGCGTCGGAGTCGCGGACGTCGTCGTACCACTGGGTCAGCACGACCGGACCGCCGGAGAACGAGGCCTGGTGGCACATCGCGAGCGCGCCCGCGCGGCCGCGGCGCCCGGCGGTGGCCCACACCGGCAGCTCGGAGCGCATGCCGCCGGTGATCTCCCGCCAGCCGTACGCGTACGAGTAGAACCCGACGCCGAAGCCCGCCTCCTGCAGCGCCCGCACCGCGCCGAGCAGCACGGCGCGGTTCGCCGCGGTGTCGTGCGCCCAGTCCTGCACCTTGCGGTGCTCCACGTCGAGCCAGACGACGGGCACCTGCACGCCACGGCCGCGCACGACCGAGACGGCCCAGGCGCCCTGGGCGTAGCCGACGTTGCCGAGCGCCCCCAGCCGCGTCCCGCCGTCGTACGGGCCGCTGGGCCCGAGCTCGCGCAGCTGGACGGGGGTCGGCATCGCGGCGAAGGTGTAGACCGCGAGCCGCGCCCCGATGGCGCGGGTGTGCGCCAGCTGGCGGTCGATGCACGGGTTCTCCGTGAACGGCAGACCGCTGGTGAGCCCCATGACGACGAAGCCGGTGCCCTTGCCCGGCGGCGGCAGGCCGTGGCCCGGGTGCTCGGTGCACTGCGGCCAGGACACGTCGCCGCCCGAGGTGCTGCGGGCGGAGGCGGGGGCGGCCGGCAGGGCGACGGCGGCTGTCGCCGCGGCGGCGAGCAGGAGGGCGGCGAGGGCGCGGCACTTGCGGAGGAGCACGTCCTCCCTTCGGCTCACCAGGGCGGCGACGTGAGCGGGCCCGCGTCAGTAGGCTGCGGAGGGTGGTCGCGCCCGTGCTGCTCGCCTCGAACCGCGGGCCCCTCTCGTTCACGCTCGACGCCGACGGTGCGCCGCGCGCGAAGCGGGGCGGCGGCGGCCTCGTCTCCGCGATCATGTCCGCCGGGCACGCCGGCGAGCACCCGCTCTGGGTCTGCACCGCCCTCTCGGACGCCGACCGCGAGGCGGCCCGCCGGAGCCCGCACGGCCGGCTCGACGAGGCCGGCCACGACACCGGCGGGCTGAGGGTGCGGATGCTCTCGACGCCCGAGGGCATCGACGCGCGCACCTTCGACCTCGCCTACAACGGGATCGCGAACTCCACGCTGTGGTTCCTGCACCACCTGCTGTTCGCGACGCCGACCGCGCCGGTCTTCGACGGGTCGTTCGCCCGCGAGTGGAGCGCCTTCAGCGTCTACAGCCAGGCGTTCGCCGAGGGGCTCGCCCAGGACGCCGCGCCCGGGGCGAAGGTCCTCGTGCAGGACTACCACCTCACGCTCGTCCCCCGGCTGCTCCGCCAGCTGCGCCCGGACCTGCGCATCGGCCACTTCTCGCACACGCCCTGGGCGCCCGCGGAGTACTTCTCGCTGCTGCCGCAGGGGCTCGCCCGCGAGGTGCTGCTCGGCGTGCTCGGCGCGGACTCGGCGGGGTTCCTCGCGCCGCGCTGGGCGAGCGCCTTCCTCGACTGCTGCGAGCGCGTCCTCGGCGCCGAGGTGGTCCGCGAGGAGGTCGGCGGCGAGGTCCGGCACGACGGGCGCACCACCCGCGTCGTCGTGCACGCCCTCGGCATCGACGCCGACGAGCTGCGCGAGCGCGCGGGCCGGGCGGACGTCGCGCGCCACGAGGAGGCGCTGCTGGCCCGCATCGGCGACTGCAAGGTCATCGCCCGGGTCGACCGCACCGAGCTCTCGAAGAACATCCTGCGCGGGCTGCTGGCCTACCGCGACCTGCTGCGCCGCTACCCCGAGTGGGTCGGCCGCGTCGTGCACGTCGTCGGCGCCGTCCCCTCGCGCAACGCGCTGCCGGAGTACCGCGAGTACACCGCCCGCGTGCAGCGCCTCGCTGCGGAGATCGACGAGGAGTTCGCCCGGCCCGGCTGGTCGCCGCTGATCCTCTCCGTCGACGACGACTTCCCGCGCTCGCTCGCGACCTACCGGATCGCCGACGTGCTGCTCATCAACCCCATCCGCGACGGCATGAACCTCGTGGCCAAGGAGGCGCCCGCGCTCTCCACGCGGGGGTGCGCGCTCGTGCTCTCGACCGAGGCGGGAGCGGCCGCCGAGCTCGGGCACGCCGCCCTGCTCGTCAACCCGTACGACGTGAGCGGGACCGCCGCCGCCCTGCACGCGGCCCTCGGCATGGACGACGAGGAGCGGGCGCGGCGCACCCGCGAGCTCGTCGACGCCGCCACCGCGCTGCCGCCGGGCCAGTGGCTCGCCGCGCAGGTGGAGGACCTGGCGGCGGTGCGGCCCTAGCGGTCGAGCGCGGCCGCGAGCTCCTGCAGCCAGGCCGCGACGCCCGCGGGTCCGTCGACGACGACGTCGGCGCGCTCGGCGAGCTCGGCCACCTCGGTCGAGCCGCTGCAGACGCAGATCCCGGGCACCCCCGCCTCCCGCTGGCGGGCGACCTCGTCGAAGGCCGGGAGGTCACCGAGGTCGTCCCCGACGAAGACGAGCGCGGACGCGCCCCCCAGCTCCTCGAGCAGCCCGCGCAGCGCCGCGCCCTTGTCGGCACCGGGCGCGCGCACCTCGAGCACGAGCCGTCCCGGCTCGAAGGCGAGCCCGTGGGCCTCCGCGACGGCGCGCACCGGCTCGCGCAGCCGGGCGAAGGCGCCCTCGGGGTCCGCGCTGCGCCGGGTGTGGACGGCGACTGCCGCCGGCTTGTCCTCGAGGTGCGCGTCGGGCGCCGTGCGCGCCAGCAGCTCGGCGACCTCGGCGCGGGCGGCCGCGACCGCGGGCGGCTCGGGCGGCGCCTGCACCTCGCCGGTGGCGGCGTCCCAGCGCTCCCGGCCGTACGCGCCGAGCACGGTGACGTGCTCGAGCCCACGCGCCCCCGCGAGGCCGACCAGCTCCACCGCGAGTGCGGCCGGGCGGCCGGTCACGACGGCCACGCGGCCGAGGAGCGGGGCGAGCGCCTGCAGCGCCGGCAGCGCGTCGGGGTGGGCCCGTGCCTGCGCGGGGTCGTCGACGATCGGAGCGAGGGTGCCGTCGAAGTCCAGCCCGACGATCGCGCGACGGGGGTCGGCGAGCAGGGCCGCCAGGCCGGCGCGGCCGGCGGGCGTCGCGGCGTCGAGGGCCACGCCGCTCAGGCGAGGACGAGCGTGAGGTGGCTGGACGAGAGCCCGGCGAACGCGGGGCGGATGCGCTGGCTGCCGGGGAGCTCGGCCGCGAGCTCCTGGGCCGCGGCGAAGGCGCCGTCGGGGTAGTAGACGGTCGTGGCCGGCACCTTGCCGTGGAAGTTGCCCACGCCGGAGACGGTCCAGCCGAGGCTGCGCAGCTGGCTCGCGGTGCGGCCGGCGAGCCCGGTCCGGCCCGACTGGTTGAGCACGGAGACCGGCAGGTCCTTGAGCCCGCCCTCGTCGCCCGCGCCCGGCCCCTCGCTGGGCGTCGCCGAGGGGGTGGCGGAGCCGGCCTCGTCGCCGGCAGCGCCGGACGTGGCGCTGTCGCTGGGCGACGCGCTCGCGCTCCCCGAGTCCGAGGAGCTCGGGGACGGCTCGCCCACAGTGGGCGCGGCGGCTGCCGCGGTCGGCGTGGGCGTCGGGGAGGCCGCGGCGCTCGACGAGGTGCTCACGGCCGCGTCGTCGGCGCTGTCGGCTCCGCCGCCGCTCCCGCTCGGGGAGCCGAAGGCGAGGTAGAGCCCGCCGAGCAGGGCGACCACGGCCACGACGGCGACGAGCGAGACGAGGGCCGAGCGCAGCGGGTGCGCGGCGCCGCGGTGCGCGCCCTGGCGGGGGGCGCCGAGCCCCCCGAGCGGCGAGGGCCCGTCGGGACCGCTCACGCTCAGGCCTCGAAGCCGAGGCGGCGCGCCGAGCGCGCGCGCTGGCGCGAGGCGCGCAGGCGGCGCAGGCGCTTGACCAGCATGGGGTCGTGCGCGAGGGCGTCCGGGCGGTCGAGCAGGGCGTTGAGCACCTGGTAGTAGCGCGCGGCCGACATGTCGAACAGCTCGCGGACGGCCTGCTCCTTGGCGCCGGCGTACTTCCACCACTGGCGCTCGAAGGCGAGGATCTCCTGCTCGCGCTCGGTCAGGGAGGTGGTGCCCACCGGCGCGGCGGCGAGGGTGGTGCTGCTCGCTCGAACGGCGTCCACTGCGTCTCCTCGGGATCGTGCGGTGCTGCGTCCTGCTGCGGTCGACCAGTCCTTCGTCGTGATCCTACCCGCCCTGTAACTACACGCGTGTGGTTCACCCGTCAGGGTGACCCGAGCCAGGCGAGCACGGCGAGCACGCGCCGGGAGTCCCCGGCGTCGGGCTGGAGCCCCAGCTTGGTGAAGACGCTGGTCACGTGCTTCTCCACCGCGCCCTCGGTGACGACGAGGCGCTCGGCGATCGCCGCGTTGGAGCGGCCCTCCGCCATGAGCGCGAGCACCTCGCGCTCGCGCGGCGTCAGCGCCTCGAGCCGGTCGGAGCTGCGCCGGCGGACGAGCACCTGCGCCACGACCTCGGGGTCGAGCACGACCTCGCCCCCGACGACCCGGTCCAGCGCCGCGAGGAAGTCCGCGACGTCCGCCACCCGGTCCTTGAGCAGGTAGCCCACCGCGCGCCCGGCGCCGCTGGCGAGCAGCTCGGCGGCGTAGGCGTCCTCGACGTACTGGCTGAGCACGAGCACCGGCTGGCCGGGCACCCGCTCGCGGGCCTCCACCGCCGCGCGCAGCCCCTCGTCGCGGTGGGTCGGCGGCATCCGGACGTCGACGAGGGCGAGGTCGGGCTCGTGCTCGATGACGGCGGCGACGAGCGAGGGCCCGTCGGCGACAGCGGCGACCACCTCGTGGCCGGCGTCGGCGAGCAGCCGGGTGATGCCCTCGCGGAGGAGGACGCTGTCCTCGGCAAGGACGATCTGCACGCCCCGGAGCCTAGTCAGCCCGAGGTGTACGCCACCAGGGACACGGCGACGTAGTGCACGACGAACGCCGCGAGCGTGAGCGCGTGGAAGACCTCGTGGAACCCGAACCACCGTGGCGAGGGGTCGGGCCGGCGCGCGGCGTAGATGAGCCCGCCGGCGGAGTAGAGCGCCCCCCCGACGACGAGCAGGACGAGCACGGCGACGCCGCCGTGCTCGAGGATCTCGGGCACGTAGAACACCGCGACCCAGCCCAGCGCGATGTAGACCGGGGTGTAGAGCCAGCGCGGAGCGTCGCACCAGAGCACGCGGAACAGCACGCCGAGCAGCGCGCCCGTCCACACCGTCCAGAGCAGCACCTGGCCGCGCGAGGGCGGCAGCAGCAGCGCCCCGAATGGCGTGTAGGTGCCGGCGATGATGAGGAAGATGTTCGAGTGGTCCAGGCGCATGAGGACCGCGTGGGCGCGCGGGGACCAGGTGAAGCGGTGGTACGCCGCACTGACCCCGAACAGCAGCGCCGCCGTCAGCGCGAAGACCGCGGTGGCGACCCGCGCCCGCTCCGTCGGCGAGACGGCGACGAGCACGATGCCCGCGACGACCGCGACCGGGAACGTCCCGGCGTGCAGCCACCCGCGCAGCCGCGGCTTGACCGTGCCGACGACGCGCTCGACCGCCTCCCCGACCTCCTCGCGGCCCGGCACGCGACCCCTCCCCCGCTCGTGCTGCTGACGAGCAGGATGACGCACGCGCGCGGTCCGCGCGTTCCCGGGCGTTGGCTCAGGCCCCGTTTGATCGGGGTCCCCGATCGAACGGGGACGGGTTCGAGGGGATCTCCTCGAGGTGAGCCCCACTTGATCGAGGCCCCCGATCAAAGTGGGATAGTGCGTCAGCCGCGCCAGGCCTCGGCCAGCAGGCGCAGCGAGCGCTCGCGGTGCTCGGGCGCGTACGTGCTGGTGACGACCATGAGCTCGTCGACGCCCGTGCGCTCGACCAGCTCGTCGAGCTCGGCCACGACCTTGCCCGGCTCGCCGACGACCGGCGTCGAGGGCGAGTGCTCGAGCACCGCGCGCTCCATCGGCGTCCACTCGTGCGCCAACGCCTCCTCGACCGTCGGCACCGGACGCGGGCGACCGGTGCGCAGCGCCACCTGGACGAGCTGCTGCGGCAGGGCGAGGCGCTGGGCCTCGTCCTCCGTGGGGGCGACGAGGACCGCCGCGACGATCATGGAGTACGGCCGGGCGAGCGCCGACGACGGCTGGAACAGCGCCCGGTAGGTCTCGAGCGCGAGCTCCGTGCCGGCCGGGGCGAAGTGGTGGGCGAAGGCGTACGGCAGACCGGTGCC
This region includes:
- a CDS encoding MoaD/ThiS family protein; its protein translation is MSVSVRIPTILRTYTGGAAEVTAEPGDEATLADLLEALETSYPGIRGRVLDDGGALRRFVNVYVGDEDVRFSEGLATPTPPGSSVSVIPAVAGG
- a CDS encoding SpoIIE family protein phosphatase, with amino-acid sequence MSEAGTTELPAQALLGVETTSAADRRALPRVLSDAPAAVLMIDTASGTVTYSNPLARELAGGRLPCPVEEWAARAGITVPGTSEGDDPGPGPFALAAAGSSVNGVPVLVPPREGARARVMWVTAWPLPAVAGLRQVSLLVLLPVEPGLLRDDLIEVRNRALVAAGLSFTITDPHQPDNPLVWVNPAFLGTTGYTQEDVLGHNCRFLQGPDTDPAAVAELRHAVRAGEPAQVVLLNYRKDGSAFWNEVSLSPVFDGLGALTHFVGVQADVTARVAAELLREERVREEQGARQRAEVVQERLALLADATESLVATLDAREALARLADLLVPRIADWCMVVLPSERDSSAATEVVVGSADPAHEADRALVERLLPSQAGPASLLSESIAGGAPRLLAEVGEQDLVDVGSPELVDAYRRMGLGSVIVVPLVGRHGPLGALALITSGSGRRYDEDDLQLATDLARRAGLIVDNARLYAREHRVAEALQRSMLPELPDVPGLDVAARYLPGGVGAQVGGDWYDVLALPDGSVGVAIGDVMGHDMAAAAAMGQLRSVLRSYAWQRQRPGQVLDSLDRLVQGLDMAQLATAVFARLVGDEETDTVSLEYANAGHLPPMVLQPDGTVRRLSGAWSVLIGAPGEGARQTATEQLEPGSTLVLVTDGLVEVRGQDLEDGLQRLEDCLRSLVGAPDAQAVLDGLLAGVRPDAADDDIAVLVVRLLPTPGWVRERVELPGDRTAPSAARRAVRSLLAGADDELLQVALLLTSELVSNAVTHGGGGAVLRVERQGTRVRVSVADSSGDSPVVRHQGSDGTGYPSERGRGVLLLDSLARAWGSDPDDEGKTVWFELDERA
- the thrC gene encoding threonine synthase, yielding MTLLSSDSVTSFGPAVALACRECGTRTELGPHYACLECFGPLEVVYDVPRVTREQIAAGPQSLWRYKDFLPVPADVASQPGLRPGWTKLVKADNLARELGIRSLWVKDDSGNPTHSFKDRVVAVALSAARQLGFTTIGCASTGNLANAVAAAAARAGLRSVVFVPSDLEAGKTVTTAVYGGTLVAVEGSYDDVNRLCSEVAADQPWGFVNINLRPYYAEGSKTVGFEVAEQLGWHLPEQVVAPVASGSLLTKVDKAFKELGAAGLVEATPYKVFGAQATGCSPVSQAYRDGTDVVRPVRPKTIAKSLAIGNPADGPYALDVVRRTGGAIADVSDEEVVEGIRLLARTEGIFAETAGGVTVAVTRKLLAAGLLDPDAETVILNTGDGLKTLDAVAPVVGPSATIPPSYDAFQKAGLA
- a CDS encoding peptidoglycan-binding protein; its protein translation is MLLRKCRALAALLLAAAATAAVALPAAPASARSTSGGDVSWPQCTEHPGHGLPPPGKGTGFVVMGLTSGLPFTENPCIDRQLAHTRAIGARLAVYTFAAMPTPVQLRELGPSGPYDGGTRLGALGNVGYAQGAWAVSVVRGRGVQVPVVWLDVEHRKVQDWAHDTAANRAVLLGAVRALQEAGFGVGFYSYAYGWREITGGMRSELPVWATAGRRGRAGALAMCHQASFSGGPVVLTQWYDDVRDSDALCPTLARPVSVESDDLRTYAGLVLKRGSHGPAVAALRRRLGIAPAPQFSRATALAVRRFQRAHHLAVDGVVGPVTWRALGVAPLPVRVPGPVWDRWFGTP
- a CDS encoding cold-shock protein produces the protein MAQGTVKWFNGEKGYGFIAVDGGADVFVHYSAIDMPGFKTLEENSRVEFEITQGSKGPQADKVHLV
- a CDS encoding DUF3263 domain-containing protein, whose product is MDAVRASSTTLAAAPVGTTSLTEREQEILAFERQWWKYAGAKEQAVRELFDMSAARYYQVLNALLDRPDALAHDPMLVKRLRRLRASRQRARSARRLGFEA
- a CDS encoding LytR C-terminal domain-containing protein; this encodes MSGPDGPSPLGGLGAPRQGAHRGAAHPLRSALVSLVAVVAVVALLGGLYLAFGSPSGSGGGADSADDAAVSTSSSAAASPTPTPTAAAAAPTVGEPSPSSSDSGSASASPSDSATSGAAGDEAGSATPSATPSEGPGAGDEGGLKDLPVSVLNQSGRTGLAGRTASQLRSLGWTVSGVGNFHGKVPATTVYYPDGAFAAAQELAAELPGSQRIRPAFAGLSSSHLTLVLA
- a CDS encoding response regulator, with the translated sequence MQIVLAEDSVLLREGITRLLADAGHEVVAAVADGPSLVAAVIEHEPDLALVDVRMPPTHRDEGLRAAVEARERVPGQPVLVLSQYVEDAYAAELLASGAGRAVGYLLKDRVADVADFLAALDRVVGGEVVLDPEVVAQVLVRRRSSDRLEALTPREREVLALMAEGRSNAAIAERLVVTEGAVEKHVTSVFTKLGLQPDAGDSRRVLAVLAWLGSP
- the trhA gene encoding PAQR family membrane homeostasis protein TrhA; translation: MPGREEVGEAVERVVGTVKPRLRGWLHAGTFPVAVVAGIVLVAVSPTERARVATAVFALTAALLFGVSAAYHRFTWSPRAHAVLMRLDHSNIFLIIAGTYTPFGALLLPPSRGQVLLWTVWTGALLGVLFRVLWCDAPRWLYTPVYIALGWVAVFYVPEILEHGGVAVLVLLVVGGALYSAGGLIYAARRPDPSPRWFGFHEVFHALTLAAFVVHYVAVSLVAYTSG
- the otsB gene encoding trehalose-phosphatase, producing MALDAATPAGRAGLAALLADPRRAIVGLDFDGTLAPIVDDPAQARAHPDALPALQALAPLLGRVAVVTGRPAALAVELVGLAGARGLEHVTVLGAYGRERWDAATGEVQAPPEPPAVAAARAEVAELLARTAPDAHLEDKPAAVAVHTRRSADPEGAFARLREPVRAVAEAHGLAFEPGRLVLEVRAPGADKGAALRGLLEELGGASALVFVGDDLGDLPAFDEVARQREAGVPGICVCSGSTEVAELAERADVVVDGPAGVAAWLQELAAALDR
- a CDS encoding alpha,alpha-trehalose-phosphate synthase (UDP-forming) produces the protein MVAPVLLASNRGPLSFTLDADGAPRAKRGGGGLVSAIMSAGHAGEHPLWVCTALSDADREAARRSPHGRLDEAGHDTGGLRVRMLSTPEGIDARTFDLAYNGIANSTLWFLHHLLFATPTAPVFDGSFAREWSAFSVYSQAFAEGLAQDAAPGAKVLVQDYHLTLVPRLLRQLRPDLRIGHFSHTPWAPAEYFSLLPQGLAREVLLGVLGADSAGFLAPRWASAFLDCCERVLGAEVVREEVGGEVRHDGRTTRVVVHALGIDADELRERAGRADVARHEEALLARIGDCKVIARVDRTELSKNILRGLLAYRDLLRRYPEWVGRVVHVVGAVPSRNALPEYREYTARVQRLAAEIDEEFARPGWSPLILSVDDDFPRSLATYRIADVLLINPIRDGMNLVAKEAPALSTRGCALVLSTEAGAAAELGHAALLVNPYDVSGTAAALHAALGMDDEERARRTRELVDAATALPPGQWLAAQVEDLAAVRP